CTTTGaactcatggcttggtttttgctctgatatcattgtcagctgccTTCTATAGATTGGTGTGTGCCTTTAGAATCATGTCCTATCAGTTTAATTTATtccaggtggactccaatcaggGTGTAGAAAAGGTCCAGAGAAACCTGGGCTACAGTGTTGTTACAAAACGTGTGAAtgcttatgtcagtgtgatatttcagtttttaatttttgataaatttgcaaaaatcaaGTCATTGCATATGAACTTTACTGTAAAGTTTTACCAAAACTTCTATTAAAGCTTCAATGAGAGCCATGGAGGCTGTAAATGATCACAAGTCCTTAGTTTTACTCAGTAAAGACATCTCAGAGTTTCAgcattgtttttgtatttatttttcagccatCATTATTCACACAGCAGCAGTTCCACCATGATTTCAGACACAAACCCCAGCTCTAGTCTTCCACaaatgaaaatgagtcttcCAGTTTCCTGTGTAAACCATCTGCATGACCTAGATTTTTCACTTTATTGAGTTTCAACATTTTACAGTACAAAAGAAAGCAATCAGGAACGAGTGACAGACCTGGTAGGACAGAAAAGAATCACTTAAAGGTCAAAGATCCCTACTTTAGTGGTCTTTAAAGGGAAATACGTGAGATAACTGCTGATAGGGGTAGGGTAGACATACAGCCATGACTGGAGTGCACCAGTTGGGGGCCTCGTTCTCCCATTATCCTAAAAGTACCCTACATGCACATCGCTTCCTTCAAAATCGACCCTCTCCAGATACGAGCGGAGATACTCTGGAGCTGTGCACAGTTTCAACACTACTGGTTAACTCTGACTGTGTCctaatgcatgcatgcatggtcAAACTTCACTGTGCACATTCAGGCCTACATTAAAATGGTAATCAGGTCTTTCTCAAACATCTATACTGTCCTGGTGATCTGTGCCTTGGGGCCCACTGTGTGGTTTCCTGTCAATGGTCGTGATTTAGCTTTGATAAGTGAGCGTCCTGTCTCTGATTGTGTCGTTGTTTGTCTACTGGGTAGTATTATGTCCACGAGGGGGATTAAGATTGCCACAAAGATTCAGGTGAGGAGGGTAAAAGAACAGGTTTACATGTTTCCATAGTGGatggctctgctgctgctgacacagTGAAAGGTTGCAGGCTGAATCTCCCAGTAACTGAGGGGATTATTGAACAGGCTGATGCCGTTATATAAAGTCTTCTTCACCGCGGAGGATTTAGGACAGAAGTCGTTCACGTCCACGGAGCTGATGTTGTTAGAGTGGAGGTAGACCACCTggtagaaaagaaagaaaaacaatgaagtCAGAATCAATCACAGCCTTAGAGAAGTGGTCACTCTGCTGTCAGTAATCCAAGCTAATgttaacagttttattgataaaacgcagagaaaataaaaaaacacacctgcAGGTGTTTCAACCCTGACAGACCATCAGGAACACGAGACAGCAGGTTATCATTCAAGTGAAGTTCACGCAGCTTCTCAACATAGTAAAGGCTGCCGTGCTCTATGGTGCGGATCCTGTTGTGTGCAAGGCCCAGCCTGAAAGAAGGAGCagttaaaaaaacttaaaaacagaaagtaaGGCAATTGTGTTTgttacattatttctttgttgtaacaatgcttcttggtaataaatgttatatcgttggaaagcctgtttattacccttttaaatgataccacatttgtaaggatcacgcatttgtgggatgagcagcagagctgagtatgtgggttgcgcccatgaaaaatgtgtcaaatcttctctgccaatgccaaacagcttattttgctgttgctattgattcttgttttgagcttctggtacccccaggtgagcatgggccctgctacagtggtcagtagatgtctgcttcaagaatcggcatgccacgtttgactgatctggatagggcctgtgGGATGGGCAatttcaagctggtgttccacaaaaccaagttacagcattgtttggagtgaaccctagtaccatctacaaactgaaggccaagttccatataacggggaatgtcagagacaggctgtgaagtgggcgtcccaagaagacaacaccccaagaatactgtcttctcaccctgtcagcaagaactctatcctacaagatgacaacactcgcccccacagagcggggtttatcagagactacctccagaatttgggagtggagaggatggactggcctgccagcagtcctgaccttaaccccattgaacatttatgggatcagcttgggtgtgctgctggtgccagagtgaccaacacaaccacgttggctgaggtgcgacaaatgctggttgaagaatgggatgccatcccacagcagtgtgtgaccaggctggtgaccagcatgaggaggaggaagagccaggctgttgtggctgtgaaTGGTTCTTCCTCACgttactgaggctcctgtttgttaaatgaataaattgttaaattgtcaatatgtcttgttttttcaaacttcaatcatccaatccaccaaacacccaacaagagtcaatggcaaaatcagctgtttggctttagcagagaagatttggcacgtTTTCAtaggcgcaacccacatactcagctctgctgctcatcccacaaatgcatgatccttacaaatgtagcatcatttaaaagggtaataaacaggctttccaacggtataagatttattaccaagacgcattgttacaacaaagaaataatctaccaaacacaaatggcCTTACTTTATGTTTTAAGTTATGTTAGATCATCACACAAGGGGTAGTGTTACCTCTAAAGCAGTAAAATGTGCACCTGCACCAGAAAAACACATGAGGCCTCTTTTATACCCCTATTTATAACTTAAGGATTCTTGACATTGAGTTTGCACAGGATCAACATGGGTGAGACTACTTGGTTTCCTCTCTGAAAGCCCCTGTTTCTAGGTGAACAGAgtgctaaatttaaaaaaacaaggtttTATTAGAGTGAGGACTTGGAGCAGTCTCTCCTAAACTTAAGTATGCTGTTGCGTTCCAGGAGTCTGCATGGAAAGCATCAAACAGGAACAGCACAATCCCTGCCTTACCTGTGCCTTACAAGCAAAGCCTTGAGCAGGGAGAGaagccacaaaaaaaaacaaaaaaacaaaaaacagagcagaacaggcataaatgacaacagaatgacactgatcaAACCAGAAGTAGAacaaaagaggagctggggtggaggagggttgtgaAAAGctgcttgcagagggagcagcaaagcgtaGACAGGCTTTAGATGTGGCAGCCTGAGTACGATTTGCTAATAGCATGCCTAGAGTGCATGAGCTTGCCGTCAGCTGACAAGGACTTTCGTCAGATCTGCTGATTTCAtctgactccatggcctgcctgaactaacacaTATGCCtgatttactgtaacatgtcAGAGGATGTTTTGTAAAGGTATGGTTTTGGTGTGTCTTGACATTTGACCTGATCTTAGGCGTgccttttacaaaaaaaggttgaaaaccactgttacagatgataaaaaggTGACAGAAAAGTTCAATCCTCTCTTGCACTTTGTTAGTCCTGggatgtttcaaaaacattcaTAAGTATCATAAGACAATTTTAAACACAgattcaattttaaaaattatgtttttgcttATTATTTATTGTTAACACCCTCTTGTAGCCGACCTGCAGTACCTCCAGGGCCAATGAGGGGGATCTTGCAAACACTTCGGAAAGCACTGGCTTAAAATTTAGTAGTTTGAACTCATACTGAGCTTCAGGTTTACAGAACTGTGTGCACAGATCCAGTTAGAGTGTGCAGGtttttgaaaaactgtaatgatgATTATAATAATCCATTAATCTCATAATAATAGTTTAATCTGTAACTCTTAATGTGCCACAGAGTCGTAGTCCCACCCACCTGTATAACTCTCCATATTCCACAAGGTCGTCTACATTGATGGTGGTaatctggttctggtccagatGAAGCtctctgagattaaaaggtaGACCTGACATGTGGGAGAAAGGCAAACATGGTGGTTTAGAAATGCATAATTTACTGGACCAATCAAAATAAAGTTCACTGGGTTAATTAGGTTTCATAATCAGCCTGTGTTTGCACACCACTCATCAGAACGGTCCAGTCTGTGTTGGCATCTTTTATACTTAGAGATGTGCAACAGCCTACAAATATACATTATAAAGCTTCTAGAGgtttaaaaaagtcagagaaaGGAAGCCCCACCATCTGAAAACGGTCATTTAAACTGATCATTTCTACGTCTGTATGTATTTATCAGTTAGTTGAGATGCCCCTTTACTACTCTGAAGGTTATTCTAGTAAATACAAAGATTGGTTGTCTATGGTTTTGTTGTAATCGTAATTGTAATTGTGAAATGCTTCACATTTGAAATAAGCATCACTGTTATGGGGGTAGACATTGGTACACTTGTCTCTTTTAATTGTCAACtcattaataaaaaagaaatcatcaaggttgttatagttcaAACCaaatctaaaatgtaaaaaaaatgaaaattaataaaactaaactttatGAATTTAACAAATACTAACTAAAACTTAATTCTGTGCTTAGAAAACGagcaaaaaaactaaaaaaaaaaaaagaaaatagggaAAAATCTCCTCAGTTTGAGTCTATAAGAGCAGTAGACTGACTGCCATGTTCACCCAAGCATCAGGAGTGTAAATGGTCTGATTTGATTGGCCAAGACTTCACACGGTGACTAACTAAAGATCTTAAGGTGTTTTCAAATTTCACACTTGGATTAATAGaataaaaagtaaggagtaacctgtggaaatgtattttaaaaagtctaaattaaattaaaaactgaactaagctgacaaaccagcagaaaaaaaaccccaaataaaaactaacctgaaatgtaaacaaaaagtgaaaactaaatataaatataaacataaacaaacagaaaatccaACACTATAACAAACTTGGTTATCATGTTTTGTGCATAAATTATGAACTTCTAATGTGCCAAACAAAAACTCTGCTCTCCTTCCATGcgctgttttttgttcaaatgataacatttttaacggtgataaatctcagaatttctctAGTTACCTTTGCCTCATTTCTCTTAGGGTTGAAAATTGaaatttcacaattttgacttaaaacTGCCTTGACCTGTTTGGACTTTTGTAATATCTTTAAAAAGGATAATCCACTTCCTGTCTGGaccagaaaaaggaacttgttatggattgaaaattaaagaaattccCAGTAAAATGGTGAATGTTTGATAGTACAGGGTTCAGAGAACTTTTGACTAACCCTCTGAGCTGGATGTGATTTTTATTCTAagtaaaatgaaacattaaggaGCAGCGGTGGATGGTTTTTAGTTCactggctgcagggagatgctgcagtcgTTAAAACAAATGGACAATAAAGAATGAGATTAATTGAGattgaataaatatttcataCACTATTTATGGACCTTTACTACACGGTTAACCTATAAccctttttacaacattaagCGACATATTTAGATTTACAGTGGTTCAATATGTGACTTAAACTGTTGTTTAATTTGTCTGGAAGCACTTTATAAATGCCAAGTATGGCTTTGTACAGTTACcttgtgatttttaaatgacaaatctTTCTTAAAGTGCTTTGACTTTGGATTAAACTCCATCCTTTCAAACCTTTTGATGGATTCTATAATGTTAGAGCCTGTTTTACAAAgatttgcattttgttttggtGGTCAATGCATTCAATATGTGTTGGAAAGTGTTGGTTTTATTGTGCTAAAACACAAACCCAAACTCCAAGCGAGTAAAGTCAAATCCTGTCAGAAAGCACCATGAAATCCAGGACATCTTCGCCTCTGCACTTTAATTGATTTGAAGACTACTAAGCCACCATGAACATTTTCTTAAATGATTCAGTTACACTCTGAGAGAAATCATGGACCTTCTTAAAAGAGCTTCAACTGAAGAAAAGCAaatgaaaaaagttttattcATGCCACGTTAATCTTATGCAACTGGTTAGCTTGaattttcttatttgtttttaccAGCTGAAGCAGtgttgtagtagtagtagttgttTTGAAATCTCGTGGCTCTGCCTTACTCTACTGCTGCTCTCTTCTTTCCCTCACACAGCAGAGAAGAGCAGCTGTCATAAATGCTGCTCCAGCTTCATTCAGCTCTTACCTTTGGGAATGTTTGTGAGTTTGGCCTCTGAAATCCGCAGGAATTTCAGCCTCAGTCCGTTAAACGCTCCGGCCTCCAACCCACTGTTCTTGATTGGATTTCGTCCTAACTCTAATTTGGAAAGATGAAacaattgatttttaaatttgtaatacccacaaagaagaaaagatccATTAAAGAAGCATTTGCAGCTGATTTGTCAAACTCTGCTCTATATCACCAACTCTTTGGAGTAGATCTCACCGATAACGTTCATGCCGTAAAGTCCAGAAAAAGTCCCTGATGCGATTTTCTTGATGCGGTTGTCGTGAATGCGCAGCTCCACCAGAGTCGAGGGCAGGTTCTTGGGGACGGCAGTCAGCAGGTTGTGGGATAAATAGAGTTTCTGCATACGCTTAAGGGGCAGGAAGGCCCGAGGGTGGATCCTAGAGATCTGATTGTTCACCAACACCAGAGCCTGGGAGGAAAATAGTTGGTCAATGAGGGGTAACATTCAACCTCCTGAGCATGTGTGAGTCCAAGAGAGGTCAGAGTTCTTGTTCTAATGCTGAGGTCTTCCTATGAAGGATTTGCATACTTTAATGAGCCTGCAGTGATTCTGCTGTAGACATAACTCCAACTATGAAAAAGGGAGAATAAGCACCACATTGTTTGTTTCTGAATTGCTTGGAATCTTCCAAAGTTAGAAATTTTAAGCACAATAATTTCCTCGAATATTCTGCCTCTTTTGGCTTCGGCTGAGACGCTTGTTGGCTTGGTGTGACAATTTTATTTAGACACTAAGCATGTCCTCACATGACCGGAGGAATAATTATAGCCATCAGTGGAGGGAGATTCCTGACTtttctggcaaaaatggtttaaaaaacatgcaaaagctTGGAGCCACCTATATTTATGTGCCTAGTTAGGCGGCAACCTTTCCTAGCTCCAACAGCTGTTTGCAAAAGAAAAGGCATAGGTTGGATAACTTTGGGTGGTAGCAGATGGATGAGTCTGAAAACATAGGATATAGCAGAAGACGCTTAAATTCTTGTGCATAACATAATGAAACCAACCCACATATCTTATGTTTAACCCAAACCAGTGTTTTTCTGAGCTGTGACCACACAGATAAAACGACTCAACCAAATCCAGACTGACTGTTGTTTACTAAATGTTCCACTTGTAGGTACAAGACTCCTCTGGCAGCTATCAGAGGAGGTTTAAGTTAACCCTTCAAGCTCCAAGCTACGTATTTTCTAACCGTTATTTCTCACCTGTAtttgttgtcttaaaaagctgGAAAACATCAACCTTGTGGTGCACAGGTTTGTATGTGGGACACACAGTAAACATAATAAGTAAGATTTTTTTCACGGATTTAcccaaaagcaaaaaaaataaaataataataataaaataaaataaaataaatcagtctgtggcaaaaagtcatcaaaatattaatgtttacaaaaaagtccttgtgcttttgtGTATTGGATCTACAGTATTTGTGCCATCACTTATaaagttcctgtctgcagagacacagagggccacgtcacaggctctctgtctctctttttctccactgtgagcTGCACAGGCCGTCTCCGGCATGGTTTAAGAGTTACGGCATGGACAGTTTGACAAACATGGcatgatgacagaacagcctgccattggttgctACCATTATGGCGGTGAGCAGTCAGCAGCTGTCAGCAAAACGTGATCaagaatggataaaaaagagataaaaagatgttcaatatctgATTTACTCATGTGGATTccatctttaaagaccctgtagcgccacattatgtaataaattttcaattcattatgtaataaccccgcattttgtaagccactaagcggttagggttaggctaaggtagtagggtataccctggagcccaccttaagtcctagggttaaggttaggtgtttagtctagagccctgaaggggggttaggtttaggcataagtcactaagtggttagggttaggccaaggtagttgggtagggcataccttggagcccacactaagtcctatggttagggttattacataatgcgacgttattacataatgtggcgctacagaCCCTAAAATCCAGGCTCAATAGAAACACATGCATAAGGaattcaaaggcatggatatCGTCAATAGAAAGGCACAaaagctagcttcaagaggaaaaagtaagaggctatgatttatggttcaaaagttattcaagtGTTTAGAAACGGTGTCACTCCTCATTGTATACAACAGCGCTGGTCTGGAAGGGTTAAAAAACAAGTTGGCTCTTACGTAGAGGTTGTTCAGACCCTTGAAGTCGTTCTCTCTGATCTCTGCGATGTGGTTCCCCTGGAGGTCCAGGAGTCTGGTGTCAGGAGGAAGCTCGTGAGGGACGTAGTATAACCCTACGGAGAAACACACAGATCAGCTTCACCAAGAGCTTTCTAGAGGATGGCTGATGAACCTCAGCTCTTCCAGTCTTGTGCATGTCAGAGTCGCCTCAGCTAAGACATAGGACTCCACGTTTATCCAGCCATACATGTGTAAATATAGATATGTCTGTATTATGTTATCACTGACTACCGTAGACTACATTCTACCATCAGTGCGTTATACACTGCAAATTATTTGGTGCTTACCaagatttttaaacttgaatTAAGAAGTGTTAGAAAATTTATCttgtttaaaagttaatttcttatttttagtgTCACTTTTAAGTATGATCTAAAAACCAAGCATGCTCATATCTTTTTGTCTCAATTAGTCAGAAAGTCCAAAATAACTCTTCAAATAAGCTCCATTAGTTCTCTCACACAGTCTCATCAAAATAGATCTTGTTTCAAGATTCAGTAACAAACTCAAATTGATGATTTAAGAATGTCACAAAAAGCATCAACCAGCCCCGCCTCGCGCCCAATGCCAGCTgggatatttttaatttgaatttttattcttccttttttcttttggattGTGTTGTCTTCCTTTGGCATTAAgaacatatttttgtatgaTGATTGCCATTTGCTCTGCGGTgctaaagttttgtttttgtttgagccATAAAAAGGTCTTGAATgttgtcagactgattttgagAATGTGCAGCAACCTGACTCACTGTTGATTGTGCTGACAGGTTAATAAATGGTGACAGTTATCATACTCGCCATCCTGGTTGTGATATCAGTAGAAACATTAAGATGTATGGACTAAAAATATGGactgattttaacttttatggTTTAGTTTTAACATGGGTTTAGACtggggctgcacggtggtgcaggggttagcgctgttgccccACAGgcagaaggttcctggttctcttcctggtcagggcctttctgtgtggagttcaCATGGCCTCCCTGTAAACGTGTGGGTTGTCTTCAGGTACTCCAAGTTCCTCTGactaccaaaaacatgcttgataggttgaattattaaaaatatatctgCTTATATTGAGTATGTTTCACTTATTTTCAGGCTGTTGCAAGTTCAGTTTTAAACAATCTCAGCTTAAAACAGCGTTTTCTacttattttaacccttttgaaGGGTTCTGTTGACTTACTTATTTCTAGATTTAacaatcttatttcaagatatctTATCAAGTCAAATCATCTTGCTGCATGGACAGATAATTTCACTAGTTTTGAGTAACTTCTTTCtcagatttagtgtttttatcttaAATGAAGGCACCCTTTTTTGCAATGTACCATTTACTGTGACATATGTTACAACACTTTAACTGGTTAGAAGACACTAAAGTGAAATCCAAGTGCAGTCCATTTAcaattaacatgtttttgtaaTGCTTATATTCACTgtgatgtttacatttttacagaaaatttaAAGTATGATCACAAACTTCAGCAAAACCAGGATGTATTTGGCAGAAGTTGTCCAACTTCCTGTCTGAATTGAAGGAAGGGTATGCAGCCTTTCTATCACTAACGCTGGACTCAAATTGTCAATGCATCCTCAGATAACTATGAGACCTAACAATGCATTCTCTGTAGGTCTTCTCTTGCACAGGAGGCTGATTTGCACTTACTAAGGGGGATGGAACCAATCCAAACTGTTACTGGATAAGAGGGGTAAGAAAACCTTGGACTTGTAGCCAGTAAATCTCAAAGCTGACACACTGAGACAAAGAAACACTCACaatcacacctacgggcaatttagagccaccaattatcctaacgagcatgtttggACTGTGGGAGAAGGGCCAAGTaccaggagagaacccacacatgcatggagAGAACACTGAAGCT
This window of the Cheilinus undulatus linkage group 11, ASM1832078v1, whole genome shotgun sequence genome carries:
- the LOC121517081 gene encoding biglycan-like, with the translated sequence MRPLCVLFFVVLVSPSPSPSIILPFEQKGLPDLRKTVDVAELLEMMMNDEEGSGFQEIIKLDQPTCPFECECSLKVVQCSDRGLYYVPHELPPDTRLLDLQGNHIAEIRENDFKGLNNLYALVLVNNQISRIHPRAFLPLKRMQKLYLSHNLLTAVPKNLPSTLVELRIHDNRIKKIASGTFSGLYGMNVIELGRNPIKNSGLEAGAFNGLRLKFLRISEAKLTNIPKGLPFNLRELHLDQNQITTINVDDLVEYGELYRLGLAHNRIRTIEHGSLYYVEKLRELHLNDNLLSRVPDGLSGLKHLQVVYLHSNNISSVDVNDFCPKSSAVKKTLYNGISLFNNPLSYWEIQPATFHCVSSSRAIHYGNM